The genomic stretch AAAAGAATATTGTTCATAATATACCCCTTTCATTTTTTATAAATTTAACCCTGATTATTCATATAACTTTGAATAATATGCTGTAAGTTTCTGAATTAGAAGATTTCAGTGAATTCGCAGGCATACCGAGTATGCCTGCCATTTAATGGACATCTTTCGCCTTGTTATAATCAGAAGGATACAGTAGAGTATTTAATTTTCTATTAATAATCTGGGCATTATAATATTAAATAATTATTGACTTGAATAAAATTATATTATATAATTTGTTTCGTGCTGTTTAAGGAGGGAAAAATATGGATAAAAAAATTATTATTAGCATACTTATAATACTTGTTTTAGTTAGCAGTACAGTATTTGGGATGAGAATTAATAATAGTATAGATATAAATTATGATATTTCTAGTAATAATACTGTTAGCACAGTTATTGTTCCTAATATAATTGAAAAAATTAGTTTATTAAATTATATTAAACAAAAAGCTGGATTTAATGATGAAAATGCACAATTTCTAATAAATATATGTGAGGAAAAAAGTTTAGATATATTTACTGTATTAGCTATAATGAAAGTTGAAAGCAACTTTTGTCATAACGTTGTTGGTAATTCTGGAGAAAAAGGAATAGGTCAAGTTATGGATAATACCGCTAGACTAACTGCCAAAAGACTAAATATAGAGTATAAACCTGAATATCTATATGACATAAAGTATAATATAACATTATTTACAGAGCATTTAAAATACTTAAAAGATAAATATGATAATGATATTCATAAAATGTTAACAGCTTATAATAGAGGCAGAGGAGGTCTACAAAAATATATGGCTTCAAGAGCAAACTATAAAAGACCTCAAGAAAGCTCTTATTCAAAAAAAGTTATTAAATTTATGAATCTTTATACTTATGAATTTGAAAAAGAAATAGTTAAATGATCTGGTGGCTACCATTTAATGATGGTGGCCTTTTAATTATGTAGAAAACCTCAATCTTTTATATAGAGTGAATCCCCTACGCCTAAGAATGAAGTGTGTAGAAGCTTCAGTTTAATGTAATGTCATATGCTTTTTGTAACTATAAAAAATGTAAGCTTAAAATATATTTCATTAGTTTTTTATACAATATGAAAAAAATAAATAAATTTGAAGGGTATAAATAATAAACTATGTCTATATTACTGAAGTACTTAAGTATTTAAGAAAAGTCATGGAGTTTGGAGGTTAATTATGGTAAAGAAAAGGATTGGAATTATTACGTTAGCTATTACATTTATATTAGTGGGCATATTTTTTCTAATAGAACAATTCATAAACTTTGACATTAGATTTGTTTTATCAATATTATGGCCTATAATAATTATCTTATTGGGACTTGAAATATTATTTACTAAATTAATAGCTGATAATAGTAAAAAAGAAATTAAATATGTCTATAGTAAATCAAGTATTGTATTTATAATTATTGCAGTATTAGTTATAAGTGCGTTGAGCAATTTTGATTCGGTTTTTTCAATTAATGATACTATTGGATTTTTTAGCGATATGTATAAATATCATTCTGAATATAACAGAGAATTTAATATTCAATTATCAGATCAAGAATTAGTTGAATTATATAATAATCATGGTAAAATTAATGTGCGCAAAGGTGATGTTAAAGACCTAAAAGTTACAGCAAGTATAAGTATTGATAATAA from Abyssisolibacter fermentans encodes the following:
- a CDS encoding lytic transglycosylase domain-containing protein; the protein is MDKKIIISILIILVLVSSTVFGMRINNSIDINYDISSNNTVSTVIVPNIIEKISLLNYIKQKAGFNDENAQFLINICEEKSLDIFTVLAIMKVESNFCHNVVGNSGEKGIGQVMDNTARLTAKRLNIEYKPEYLYDIKYNITLFTEHLKYLKDKYDNDIHKMLTAYNRGRGGLQKYMASRANYKRPQESSYSKKVIKFMNLYTYEFEKEIVK